Proteins found in one Lutimonas zeaxanthinifaciens genomic segment:
- the rbfA gene encoding 30S ribosome-binding factor RbfA, whose translation METNRQKKIAGVIQRDLVDILQGAARDGMKGVVISVTKVHVTTDLGQAKAYLSIFPSDKKDEIMKGIVANTGMIRHALAVRTKNQLRRMPELLFFVDDSLDYIEDIDQALKGEDDPIKNVDSSIQKKKR comes from the coding sequence ATGGAAACAAACAGACAGAAAAAAATCGCAGGAGTTATTCAGAGAGACCTGGTTGATATCCTTCAGGGTGCTGCAAGAGATGGAATGAAAGGAGTCGTGATTTCAGTAACCAAGGTTCATGTGACGACAGATTTAGGGCAGGCCAAGGCCTATTTAAGCATTTTTCCATCGGATAAAAAGGATGAAATCATGAAAGGGATCGTTGCCAATACAGGAATGATCAGGCATGCATTGGCGGTGAGAACAAAGAATCAATTGAGGAGAATGCCGGAGCTGTTATTTTTTGTTGATGATTCACTGGATTATATTGAAGACATTGATCAGGCGCTAAAGGGAGAAGACGATCCTATAAAAAATGTTGATTCTTCAATACAAAAGAAAAAGAGATAG
- a CDS encoding ABC transporter permease, which translates to MLILQYKRKRDSLNFPLYIAKRYLRSKSSNNAINIITLIATLGVIVSAIALFIVLSVFSGLKDFSLSFIRTADPDLKITSVEGKSFYFDQDLEKKLMQDKIKAYSKVIEERVFLSYGEKSHIASIKGVDSNYLGVNRLDTAVYFGNWVNYDAKYTVVVGSAISSALSIGTYDFLDYLKIYVPKPGKGYITNPKTAFSQVAAQTIGIYRLTDDIDKKFVYSNLELAQDLLNYENNQVSAIEIKVADGFDARKVQNELQETLGSDFKIRTRQQLNSVFYKMLNTENLVSYLVFTLILIIALFNVIGAIVMMIIDKRENLKTLFHLGATVREIRRVFVLQGFLLTLFGLSVGLFLAIPFVLLQKKYGFIMITQSLAYPVEFRLTNVLVVIATIVILGYLASKIASARISRKLVAD; encoded by the coding sequence ATGTTGATTCTTCAATACAAAAGAAAAAGAGATAGCTTGAATTTCCCTTTGTACATAGCAAAACGTTACTTAAGGTCTAAAAGCAGTAACAATGCGATCAATATTATTACACTTATTGCCACATTAGGGGTGATCGTCAGCGCTATTGCATTATTTATTGTCTTATCGGTTTTTTCGGGGCTTAAGGATTTTAGCCTGAGCTTTATCCGTACCGCTGATCCGGACCTGAAAATTACTTCTGTAGAAGGGAAATCGTTTTATTTTGACCAGGATCTTGAAAAAAAGCTGATGCAGGATAAAATCAAGGCGTACTCCAAGGTGATTGAAGAACGTGTTTTTCTGAGCTATGGGGAAAAATCTCATATTGCCAGCATCAAAGGAGTTGATTCAAATTACCTTGGCGTGAACCGACTCGATACAGCTGTCTATTTTGGGAACTGGGTCAATTACGACGCTAAATATACGGTAGTTGTGGGCAGTGCGATTTCTTCAGCCTTGTCTATAGGGACTTATGATTTTCTGGACTATTTAAAGATTTATGTCCCAAAACCAGGCAAAGGATATATCACAAATCCAAAAACGGCATTTAGTCAGGTTGCGGCTCAGACCATAGGGATTTACAGGCTTACCGATGATATTGATAAAAAATTTGTGTACAGTAATTTGGAGCTGGCACAGGATCTGCTGAATTATGAAAATAATCAGGTATCGGCCATAGAAATCAAAGTGGCTGACGGATTTGATGCAAGGAAGGTTCAAAATGAATTGCAGGAAACTCTGGGAAGCGATTTTAAGATCAGGACCAGGCAGCAGCTGAATTCCGTATTTTATAAAATGCTCAATACTGAGAACCTGGTTTCATATCTTGTATTTACACTTATTCTTATCATAGCTCTTTTTAATGTGATCGGGGCCATTGTGATGATGATCATTGATAAGCGGGAGAATTTAAAAACGCTTTTTCATTTGGGAGCAACGGTAAGAGAAATTAGAAGGGTTTTTGTCTTACAGGGTTTTCTCCTGACTTTGTTCGGTTTGTCTGTAGGACTTTTTCTGGCGATTCCATTCGTATTGCTACAAAAGAAATATGGTTTCATCATGATCACACAATCATTGGCTTATCCGGTAGAGTTCAGGCTGACCAATGTGCTTGTTGTTATTGCAACAATAGTCATTCTGGGTTATTTGGCATCGAAGATCGCTAGCGCCCGGATTTCCAGGAAACTTGTTGCCGACTAA
- the dusB gene encoding tRNA dihydrouridine synthase DusB, which translates to MAKIGNIDLGDFPLLLAPMEDVSDPPFRALCKENGADVVYTEFISSEGLIRDAAKSVQKLDIYDKERPVGIQIFGANLDSMLKTVEIVERSSPDFIDINFGCPVKKVVSKGAGAGILKDIPLMVKLSEAMVKHTHLPVTVKTRLGWDHDSIYIQDVAERLQDVGIQAIAIHGRTRAQMYKGVADWEPIADVKNNQRMHIPVFGNGDVDSPEKAILMRDEYGLDGAMIGRASIGNPWFFNQVKHYFKTGQHLESPGIRERTKTAKRHLEMAMGWNGERAGLFETRRHYTNYFKGIPHFKEYRLRMVTSDTKEEVFEVFEEVLEKFGD; encoded by the coding sequence TTGGCAAAAATAGGCAATATAGATCTTGGAGATTTTCCTTTATTGCTCGCTCCCATGGAGGATGTGAGTGATCCGCCGTTTCGTGCTTTATGCAAGGAAAATGGTGCTGATGTTGTATACACAGAATTTATATCTTCTGAAGGATTGATCAGAGACGCCGCCAAGAGTGTTCAGAAACTTGATATTTACGATAAGGAAAGACCCGTTGGTATTCAGATTTTTGGCGCCAACCTGGACTCTATGCTTAAAACGGTAGAGATCGTTGAACGGTCAAGCCCTGATTTTATCGATATTAATTTTGGCTGTCCCGTTAAAAAGGTTGTCAGCAAGGGCGCAGGTGCCGGGATCCTCAAAGACATCCCTCTAATGGTAAAATTGAGCGAAGCTATGGTTAAACACACCCATCTGCCTGTTACCGTAAAAACACGCTTAGGCTGGGATCATGATTCAATTTATATTCAGGATGTCGCAGAAAGATTACAGGATGTAGGAATACAGGCCATAGCCATCCATGGAAGGACGAGAGCCCAGATGTATAAAGGTGTGGCAGACTGGGAACCAATTGCGGATGTAAAAAATAATCAAAGAATGCATATTCCCGTATTTGGGAATGGTGACGTAGACTCTCCCGAAAAAGCAATTCTAATGCGGGACGAATATGGTTTAGACGGTGCCATGATAGGTCGGGCAAGTATCGGTAACCCCTGGTTCTTTAACCAGGTAAAGCATTATTTTAAAACAGGCCAGCATCTGGAATCTCCGGGAATTAGAGAAAGGACCAAAACGGCAAAACGACATCTTGAAATGGCCATGGGCTGGAACGGTGAAAGAGCGGGGTTGTTTGAAACACGCAGGCACTACACCAATTATTTCAAAGGGATTCCGCACTTCAAAGAATACAGGCTTCGTATGGTAACCTCTGACACGAAAGAAGAAGTCTTTGAGGTCTTTGAAGAAGTTCTGGAAAAATTTGGAGACTAA